CACTTCCCGATGGCGAGCCGATGCCCGAGGACGGCGCGTTGCCCGCGCACGCCCTCGACGGCCTCGGTCGTCGACCCTTCGGGTTCTACGTGCACGTTCCCTTCTGCGCGACGCGGTGCGGATACTGCGATTTCAACACCTACACCGCCGGTGAACTGGGTTCCGGTGCGGGCCACGACTCCTGGGCGGACGGGGTACGTCGCGAACTGGAGCTGGCCGCGAAGGTGCTGCCCGAGGCGCCCCGGGTCGACACCGTCTTCGTCGGTGGTGGCACGCCCTCGCTGGTGGGCGCCGAGGCCCTCGGGGCGGTACTCGCCGGGATCGACGAGGTGTTCGGCCTGGCCGACGGCGCCGAGGTGACCACCGAGGCCAACCCCGAATCGACCTCGCCGGAGTTCTTCGCGGGCCTGCGCGCCGCCGGCTTCACCAGGGTCTCCCTGGGGATGCAGTCCGCCGCCTCGAACGTGCTGGCCGTGCTGGACCGGACCCACACCCCCGGCCGTGCCGCTGCGGCGGCCGCCGAGGCCGCCTCGGCGGGCTTCGACCACGTCAACCTCGACCTGATCTACGGCACTCCCGGCGAGACCGACGCGGATCTGCGTGCCTCGCTGGAGGCCGTGGTCGCCGCAGGCGTCGACCACGTCTCGGCGTACTCGTTGATCGTCGAGGACGGCACCGCGTTGGCCAGGCGCGTCCGGTCCGGGGAACTGCCCGCGCCCGACGAGGACGTCCTGGCCGCGAGGTACGAGATGATCGACGACGCGCTCTCGGCGGCGGGTTTCGACTGGTACGAGGTGTCGAACTGGGCGGCCAGGTCGGGCGGCGAGGCGTCCTGGTGCAGGCACAACATCGGTTACTGGACCGGCGGGGACTGGTGGGGCCTCGGACCGGGGGCACACAGCCATGTCGGTGGGGTCCGCTGGTGGAACGTGAAGCATCCGGCCCGATACAACGCCGTCCTCGCCGAGGGCCGCAGCCCCGGCGCGGGTCGGGAGATCCTCGACGAATCGGCTCGCCGGGTGGAGCGCGTCCTGTTGGAGATCCGCTTGGTCGGCGGCTTGTCGACCGAGCTGCTCGACGAGGCGGGCCTGCTGGCGGCCGCGCGGGCCGCCGACGATGGGCTGTTGGTGGCCGCGTCATTGGCCGCCGGGCGCTGTGTCCTCACCAGGCGGGGACGACTGCTGGCCGACGGACTCGTTCATCGACTGCTGGGCTGACCTGGTTCGAACCGTCGATGCCCTCGGCGGCGGACGGCCGATCGTGGAGTCGGGCTCCCCACACCCGAGCACTCCCCGGGCCGGATGGGTAGGGAATGCGGCATCCGGAACGTAAACTCGACGGATGGTGGTGCTCGATTCCGTCGAGATCGCCGGACAGGGCCGGAGTCCGGCGCTGCGCACGGGCTTCTCGGACTGCGAACGACGGGCGGAGGTGTCAGACGGTGAGTGCCGATGATCGTCGGTTCGAGGTGTTGCGCGCCATCGTCGCCGACTACGTCTCCACCCACGAACCGGTGGGATCGAAGGCACTCGTCGAGCGGCACAACCTCGGCGTGTCCAGCGCCACGGTGCGCAACGACATGGTGGCGTTGGAGGACGACGGCCTGATCACCCAGCCGCACACCAGTGCGGGGCGGGTGCCGACGGACAAGGGCTACCGCTTGTTCGTCGACCGGCTCAGCGAGGTCAAGCCGTTGTCCGGAGCCGAACGCCGGGCGATACAGAGCTTCCT
This Actinoalloteichus hymeniacidonis DNA region includes the following protein-coding sequences:
- the hemW gene encoding radical SAM family heme chaperone HemW, which gives rise to MPSSLPDGEPMPEDGALPAHALDGLGRRPFGFYVHVPFCATRCGYCDFNTYTAGELGSGAGHDSWADGVRRELELAAKVLPEAPRVDTVFVGGGTPSLVGAEALGAVLAGIDEVFGLADGAEVTTEANPESTSPEFFAGLRAAGFTRVSLGMQSAASNVLAVLDRTHTPGRAAAAAAEAASAGFDHVNLDLIYGTPGETDADLRASLEAVVAAGVDHVSAYSLIVEDGTALARRVRSGELPAPDEDVLAARYEMIDDALSAAGFDWYEVSNWAARSGGEASWCRHNIGYWTGGDWWGLGPGAHSHVGGVRWWNVKHPARYNAVLAEGRSPGAGREILDESARRVERVLLEIRLVGGLSTELLDEAGLLAAARAADDGLLVAASLAAGRCVLTRRGRLLADGLVHRLLG